From the genome of Plectropomus leopardus isolate mb chromosome 13, YSFRI_Pleo_2.0, whole genome shotgun sequence, one region includes:
- the ptrh2 gene encoding peptidyl-tRNA hydrolase 2, mitochondrial, with protein sequence MDLPYGPLGLGLVAGLSCGLLIGWQLRARLGSTSKTLMTAMGNGTGEEASVMGEGGEFKMILVVRNDLKMGKGKVAAQCSHAAVSAYKQVQRRKPELLKQWEYCGQPKVVVKAPDEDTLIELLAHAKEVGLPVSLIQDAGRTQIAPGSRTVLGIGPGPADLVDKVTGDLKLY encoded by the coding sequence ATGGACTTGCCGTACGGTCCACTGGGTCTGGGTCTGGTAGCAGGACTCAGCTGTGGGCTCCTCATCGGCTGGCAGCTTCGGGCTCGCTTGGGCTCCACATCCAAAACCCTGATGACGGCGATGGGGAACGGCACCGGTGAAGAAGCGAGCGTGATGGGAGAAGGCGGCGAGTTCAAGATGATACTGGTGGTCCGAAACGACCTGAAGATGGGTAAAGGGAAGGTGGCCGCTCAGTGCTCCCACGCCGCCGTGTCGGCTTACAAACAGGTTCAGCGCAGGAAGCCGGAGCTTCTGAAGCAGTGGGAGTACTGCGGCCAGCCCAAGGTGGTGGTGAAGGCGCCCGATGAGGACACCCTGATCGAACTGCTCGCTCACGCCAAAGAAGTTGGGCTTCCCGTCAGCCTGATTCAGGACGCAGGAAGGACACAAATTGCGCCCGGATCGCGCACCGTGCTGGGTATCGGTCCAGGCCCGGCGGATCTGGTGGACAAAGTCACTGGAGACCTGAAGCTCTACTAG